A window from Fibrobacter sp. UWB11 encodes these proteins:
- the cobA gene encoding uroporphyrinogen-III C-methyltransferase: MEKLNDFGKVYLIGAGPGDPGLLTLRAHAILEKADVVVYDRLVSPAILGMCNSKAKMVDVGKMPTHHKVKQSEINKLLVKFACEMPRATIARLKGGDPFVFGRGGEEALELVAAGVEFEVVPGVTSAIAVPAYAGIPVSHRGIATSFHIITGHEKEKSDVPPIAALQGDYHSGAEGDRIQCNLSLDFENLAKCQGTLIFLMGIANMDYIARRLIECGKDPKTPLAFIEKGTTPFQRTVMATLETAGETIVREQVTAPAITIMGGVVELGKTLAWKKNWPLSGKRLVVTRAAKQSSGITSRLTALGAEVIETPMIETRDVFPCCHAGLRSGISNSSENKVVEPVEFEDLKNFDILAFTSTNGVESFFKQLFAAGYDVRVLAGKKIASVGKITEKKLLEYGIRCDYVPEDHTGEGLGLLLQNVVHDEFRILLLQGNLADDTLLKLLPKATRWVVYETLPVAELPEWKREAVESADAVVFASTSAVENFVKMISNEKTRHSERSEEFSDSLDPSFEKLSQDDVVKKASCISFCIGRMTEASARKHGFETITSDETTMDSLVKKIVEYYTMGKNA, from the coding sequence ATGGAAAAATTGAATGATTTTGGCAAAGTTTATTTGATTGGTGCTGGCCCTGGCGATCCGGGACTCTTGACTCTACGTGCCCATGCAATTTTGGAAAAGGCTGATGTCGTCGTTTACGACCGTCTTGTTTCACCTGCAATTCTTGGAATGTGTAATAGCAAGGCTAAGATGGTTGATGTGGGCAAAATGCCGACGCACCATAAAGTAAAACAGTCCGAAATTAACAAACTATTGGTGAAGTTTGCTTGTGAAATGCCGCGGGCTACCATAGCTCGACTCAAGGGCGGTGACCCGTTCGTGTTTGGTCGTGGTGGCGAAGAAGCTTTGGAGCTCGTGGCTGCAGGCGTTGAATTTGAAGTTGTGCCGGGCGTGACTTCTGCAATTGCTGTTCCGGCGTATGCGGGTATCCCCGTGAGCCATCGCGGAATTGCAACAAGTTTCCATATTATCACAGGACATGAAAAAGAAAAATCCGACGTGCCCCCTATCGCTGCACTCCAGGGTGACTATCATTCTGGAGCCGAAGGCGATAGAATCCAATGCAATCTCTCGTTGGATTTTGAAAATCTCGCAAAGTGCCAGGGAACACTTATTTTTTTGATGGGTATTGCCAATATGGATTATATTGCCCGTCGTTTAATTGAGTGCGGTAAAGACCCGAAGACTCCGCTTGCATTTATTGAAAAAGGAACTACTCCGTTCCAGCGTACTGTGATGGCGACGCTTGAAACTGCGGGAGAGACCATTGTACGTGAACAAGTGACGGCACCCGCAATTACGATTATGGGTGGAGTTGTTGAACTTGGCAAGACTCTGGCTTGGAAAAAGAATTGGCCACTTTCGGGTAAGCGCTTGGTTGTAACGCGTGCCGCAAAACAATCTAGCGGAATTACTTCACGCCTTACTGCTCTCGGTGCTGAAGTCATCGAAACTCCGATGATTGAAACACGGGATGTTTTCCCTTGTTGTCATGCCGGACTCCGTTCCGGCATCTCCAATTCTTCTGAAAATAAGGTTGTTGAGCCTGTCGAATTCGAAGACCTCAAAAATTTTGACATTCTCGCGTTCACAAGTACGAATGGCGTAGAAAGTTTCTTTAAGCAGTTGTTCGCGGCGGGTTACGATGTGCGCGTGCTTGCCGGCAAAAAAATTGCAAGTGTTGGGAAAATCACCGAAAAGAAGTTGCTTGAATACGGCATCCGTTGCGATTACGTTCCTGAAGACCACACCGGTGAAGGTTTGGGCCTGTTGTTGCAAAATGTGGTTCACGACGAATTCCGCATCCTTCTTTTGCAAGGCAATCTCGCAGACGATACTTTGCTCAAACTCTTGCCGAAAGCAACTCGTTGGGTCGTTTACGAAACGCTCCCGGTTGCAGAACTTCCGGAATGGAAACGCGAAGCCGTTGAATCCGCCGATGCAGTTGTCTTTGCCAGCACCAGTGCTGTCGAGAATTTCGTTAAGATGATTTCAAATGAAAAAACGCGTCATTCTGAACGAAGTGAAGAATTCAGTGATTCTCTGGATCCTTCGTTCGAAAAGCTCTCTCAGGATGACGTTGTTAAAAAAGCATCTTGCATCTCCTTTTGCATTGGTCGCATGACAGAAGCTTCTGCCCGCAAGCATGGCTTTGAAACTATCACATCCGACGAAACGACGATGGATTCACTCGTCAAAAAAATCGTGGAGTATTACACGATGGGGAAGAACGCATAA
- a CDS encoding NAD(P)-dependent oxidoreductase yields MKAILIIAHHCILPGAYKGFEEILDRLHHDLPGTRVASTSLLDLENDLRTILREDVESVTLLPYLLLNGQHTKNDVPRVVAKLQAEFPQIPITLLPCLGDWKEFSSMVVSGLRTAQNESEQVIANEAKQSTFSQNHSLFSIELNLEGRNVLVVGGGSIALRKVKTLMPTGARITVVAPQFLSEFKTLAEDKPQLSLKEREYESLDLCGVFMVFICTDKPAVNAIVNNDAHARRILVNNACDYRSGDFIVPARMNFGENIVVTVSTQGYAPSLAKQLKHKIQTEWREGLEKMEQNFKSK; encoded by the coding sequence ATGAAAGCCATTCTTATCATCGCTCATCATTGCATTTTGCCGGGTGCGTACAAAGGATTTGAAGAAATCCTCGACCGATTGCATCATGATTTGCCGGGTACGCGTGTCGCTAGCACAAGTCTTTTAGATTTAGAAAACGACTTGCGTACCATTTTGCGCGAAGATGTGGAATCAGTGACCCTTTTGCCGTATCTTTTGCTGAACGGTCAACATACAAAGAATGATGTGCCGCGAGTGGTGGCAAAACTTCAGGCGGAATTTCCGCAGATCCCAATAACGCTTTTGCCTTGCCTTGGTGATTGGAAAGAATTCTCGAGTATGGTGGTTTCAGGCCTTCGCACTGCGCAGAACGAAAGCGAACAAGTCATCGCGAACGAAGCAAAACAATCTACCTTCTCGCAAAATCATTCACTTTTCTCCATCGAACTTAATCTTGAAGGACGTAACGTTCTCGTTGTGGGTGGTGGATCTATTGCGCTTCGTAAAGTCAAAACGCTTATGCCAACAGGTGCTCGCATTACTGTAGTTGCACCGCAGTTCTTGTCTGAATTTAAGACTCTTGCAGAAGATAAACCGCAGCTTTCGCTTAAAGAACGCGAATATGAATCGTTGGATTTATGCGGTGTCTTTATGGTGTTTATTTGCACAGATAAGCCGGCTGTAAATGCGATTGTCAACAACGATGCCCATGCACGCCGCATCTTGGTGAACAATGCTTGCGATTACCGCAGTGGTGATTTTATAGTGCCTGCACGAATGAATTTTGGCGAAAATATCGTAGTGACTGTATCTACGCAGGGATACGCTCCTTCGCTTGCTAAACAACTCAAGCATAAAATCCAAACGGAATGGCGCGAAGGTCTGGAAAAGATGGAACAAAATTTTAAAAGTAAATAA
- the hemB gene encoding porphobilinogen synthase, whose amino-acid sequence MIIRPRRLRKNEVIRNMVAETAVNPDALVYPMFVVEGEGVKEEIPSMPDQFRFSIDEILKELESCVALGIKSILLFGIPNHKDEMATSAYDKNGIVQRAVRSIKAKFPSLYVITDVCLCEYMSHGHCGIIKDGDVDNDPSLELLAKTALSHAEAGADMVAPSDMMDGRVAAIREMLDANGFSNTPIMAYSAKFASAFYGPFRDAADSAPHFGNRKSYQMDVRNGREALHEVELDLEEGADIVMVKPGLAFLDVLRQTAEISNVPVAVYNVSGEYSMVKAAAKMGWIDENAIIRENMIAFKRAGADIIITYHAKEIMEKNIL is encoded by the coding sequence ATGATTATTCGTCCTCGTCGCTTACGTAAAAATGAAGTTATCCGCAACATGGTTGCTGAAACTGCTGTGAATCCCGATGCCCTCGTTTACCCGATGTTCGTGGTTGAAGGGGAGGGGGTGAAAGAAGAAATCCCGTCCATGCCCGACCAGTTCCGCTTTTCGATTGACGAAATCCTGAAGGAACTTGAAAGCTGCGTGGCGCTTGGCATCAAGTCCATTTTGCTGTTTGGAATTCCGAATCACAAGGACGAGATGGCGACTTCTGCTTACGATAAGAATGGTATTGTGCAGCGTGCTGTGCGCTCCATCAAGGCGAAATTTCCGAGTTTGTATGTTATTACGGATGTGTGCCTTTGCGAATACATGAGCCATGGTCATTGCGGCATCATCAAGGATGGCGATGTGGATAACGATCCGTCGCTTGAACTTTTGGCAAAGACGGCTCTTTCCCATGCTGAAGCGGGTGCCGATATGGTCGCTCCGAGCGATATGATGGATGGCCGAGTGGCTGCCATTCGTGAAATGTTGGATGCAAACGGATTCTCGAACACTCCGATTATGGCGTACAGCGCAAAGTTTGCAAGTGCTTTCTACGGACCGTTCCGCGATGCTGCTGATTCTGCTCCGCACTTTGGCAACCGCAAATCTTACCAGATGGATGTACGCAATGGCCGCGAAGCCTTGCATGAAGTGGAGCTTGATTTGGAAGAAGGTGCCGATATCGTGATGGTAAAACCGGGCCTTGCGTTCCTTGATGTGCTCCGCCAGACCGCAGAAATCAGCAATGTACCGGTCGCTGTGTATAACGTAAGCGGTGAATATTCCATGGTTAAGGCGGCTGCAAAGATGGGCTGGATTGACGAAAATGCGATTATCCGCGAAAACATGATTGCATTCAAGCGCGCCGGTGCTGACATTATTATCACGTACCACGCCAAGGAAATTATGGAAAAGAACATTCTTTAA
- a CDS encoding mechanosensitive ion channel family protein gives MKEFESFLKNVGVTNAIAQNIIEIATVLVVIAIILAIIKLILNFAIKKGADESVKPLLYSLFSYALYIVGLLMILHILGVNTAGIVTVIGAASLAIGLALKDTLGNIASGILLLFLHPFRASDYIECGSLKGKIVGVGLFNTILISLDGLYVSAPNSMLWGAPIINFSRNPVRRLDLAFGIDYADSAEKAMAEMKQLVESDSEVLKMPEPSFYVSSLDDSAVCVNMRVWVKTANYWDMRCKYMKAVKERFDEVGISIPFPQRVVHIVKE, from the coding sequence ATGAAAGAATTCGAATCGTTCTTGAAAAATGTCGGTGTCACGAATGCTATTGCTCAGAACATCATTGAAATTGCGACCGTGCTTGTCGTTATCGCCATTATCTTGGCGATTATCAAACTTATTCTTAATTTCGCTATTAAGAAAGGTGCAGATGAATCGGTAAAACCGCTACTTTATTCGCTTTTTTCTTATGCGCTGTACATTGTCGGTTTGCTCATGATTCTGCATATTCTCGGTGTGAATACCGCTGGAATCGTGACTGTGATTGGTGCTGCTTCTCTTGCCATTGGCCTTGCTTTGAAGGATACGCTTGGCAACATCGCTTCGGGGATTCTATTGCTTTTCCTCCATCCGTTCCGCGCTTCGGATTATATCGAATGTGGTTCTTTGAAGGGCAAAATCGTTGGCGTGGGACTTTTCAATACGATTCTCATTTCGTTGGATGGTCTTTACGTTTCTGCTCCGAATAGTATGCTGTGGGGCGCTCCCATTATCAATTTTAGCCGTAATCCGGTTCGCCGTTTGGATTTGGCATTTGGTATTGATTACGCGGACTCGGCAGAAAAGGCTATGGCCGAAATGAAGCAACTTGTAGAATCTGATTCTGAAGTGCTAAAAATGCCGGAACCATCTTTTTATGTTTCGTCGCTTGATGATAGCGCGGTTTGTGTCAATATGAGAGTTTGGGTCAAGACTGCAAACTACTGGGACATGCGCTGCAAGTACATGAAGGCTGTGAAGGAACGCTTTGACGAGGTCGGCATTTCTATCCCGTTCCCGCAGCGTGTGGTGCATATTGTGAAAGAATAA
- the hemL gene encoding glutamate-1-semialdehyde 2,1-aminomutase has translation MNHSLSEKLFAEAKTLMPGGVNSPVRAYGNVGATPPFIARAKGSHIYDVDGNDYIDYVGSWGPMLLGHAHDAVINAVAETAKNGLSFGAPCGLESELAKLVMSLVPSVEMIRMVNSGTEATMSAIRAARGFTGRDKIVKFEGCYHGHSDSLLIKAGSGMLTTGKPSSKGVPADLAKYTLTLQYNDVAGVKDLFDKIGDEIAGVIVEPVAGNMGVVPAKPEFLQTLSEETKKHGALLIVDEVMTGFRVGIHCAQGLYGIKPDLTTFGKIIGGGMPVGAYGGRLDVMQQIAPLGGIYQAGTLSGNPVAMAAGLTTMRELNAHPEYYVHAEAMTKRLIAGLQDAAKSAEIPLATNQVGSMGCIFFTEGPVTCFADVQKSDLELFRRYFLGMLDEGIYLAPSQFEAIFVSAAHSESDIDRTIEAARKVLKAL, from the coding sequence ATGAATCATTCTTTAAGCGAAAAGTTGTTTGCTGAAGCGAAAACGCTTATGCCGGGTGGCGTGAACAGCCCTGTACGTGCTTATGGTAACGTGGGGGCTACGCCTCCGTTTATTGCCCGTGCGAAGGGGAGTCACATCTACGATGTCGATGGAAACGATTATATCGATTACGTGGGTAGCTGGGGCCCGATGCTTTTGGGGCATGCGCACGATGCTGTGATTAATGCGGTTGCGGAAACGGCAAAAAACGGATTAAGTTTTGGTGCTCCGTGCGGCTTGGAATCGGAACTTGCAAAGCTTGTGATGTCGCTTGTTCCGAGCGTCGAGATGATTCGTATGGTGAACAGCGGGACCGAAGCAACGATGAGTGCTATCCGTGCGGCTCGCGGTTTTACCGGTCGCGATAAGATTGTCAAGTTTGAAGGCTGTTATCACGGCCATAGCGATAGCTTGCTTATCAAGGCTGGCTCGGGCATGCTCACGACGGGCAAGCCGAGCAGCAAGGGTGTGCCTGCGGATTTGGCAAAGTACACGCTCACGCTCCAGTACAACGATGTGGCTGGCGTTAAGGACCTTTTCGACAAGATTGGCGACGAAATTGCAGGCGTGATTGTTGAACCGGTAGCGGGCAACATGGGCGTTGTCCCTGCGAAGCCGGAGTTCTTGCAGACGCTTTCTGAAGAGACTAAAAAACATGGCGCTTTGCTCATTGTCGATGAAGTCATGACCGGTTTCCGTGTCGGCATCCATTGCGCACAAGGTCTCTATGGCATTAAGCCGGATTTGACGACGTTCGGAAAAATCATCGGCGGTGGCATGCCGGTGGGCGCTTATGGCGGCCGCTTGGATGTGATGCAACAGATTGCCCCGCTCGGAGGAATTTACCAGGCAGGCACGCTCTCGGGCAATCCGGTGGCGATGGCGGCAGGGCTAACGACGATGCGTGAACTCAATGCACACCCTGAATACTATGTGCATGCCGAAGCAATGACGAAACGCTTGATTGCCGGTCTCCAAGATGCCGCAAAGTCTGCAGAAATTCCGCTTGCGACAAACCAGGTCGGTTCTATGGGCTGCATCTTCTTTACCGAAGGTCCGGTCACATGCTTTGCCGACGTGCAAAAATCAGACTTGGAACTTTTCCGTCGCTATTTCCTTGGAATGCTTGACGAAGGCATTTACTTGGCACCAAGTCAGTTCGAGGCCATTTTCGTGAGTGCAGCACACAGCGAATCTGACATCGACCGTACGATTGAAGCCGCACGCAAAGTGCTCAAGGCGTTGTAG
- a CDS encoding AMP-binding protein, translating to MILNKFLSKIDYKSYEDLYKNFKITIPNNFNFAYDVVDEYAKTEPKREALVWCDDNDESHIFTFKDLSLASQRTANFLVEQGIKKGDRVMLILRRRYEFWFFLLALHRIGAIAIPATNMLAAEDLEYRFNAAKVKMVVTYDDSALQKEVDKAKSKCESVEKLVTVGQTARQNWISFYDDYEIYPASFERPTGEDATHNDDIMIVYFTSGTSSNPKMVAHTYTYPLGHIVTAKYWQHVVDGGRHLTVAETGWAKALWGKIYGQWLAGSAVFTYDMTVFIPGKLLEKMAEYKVTTFCAPPTVYRYILQHGISKYDLSSLQYCTTAGEALNLDIYNKFYEQTGIRLQEGYGQTELTLTTGNFGFSEPHPGSMGKPSPGYRMEIVNAEGKPCEVDEVGELIIKIDQGKPFGMFGGYYNDPERTEKVFEGGVYHTGDTATRDKDGFFWFVGRTDDLIKSSGYRISPFEVEEVLHKHPAVLEVAVTGVEDKSRGQAVKATVVLQKGYEASKELAKEIQLFAKNIAASYKSPRIIDFVTELPKTISGKIRRATIRDKDAAENETAPDEANAENAVNGTSEEK from the coding sequence ATGATTTTAAATAAGTTTTTATCTAAGATCGATTACAAGTCTTACGAAGACTTGTACAAGAATTTTAAGATAACTATTCCGAACAATTTCAACTTCGCTTACGATGTTGTCGACGAATACGCCAAGACCGAGCCCAAGCGCGAAGCTCTTGTGTGGTGCGATGACAATGACGAAAGCCATATTTTTACGTTCAAGGACTTATCGCTAGCCTCCCAGCGCACTGCGAATTTTCTTGTAGAACAGGGAATCAAGAAAGGCGACCGCGTGATGCTTATTTTGCGCCGCCGCTATGAATTCTGGTTCTTTTTGCTCGCACTGCACCGCATTGGCGCTATTGCGATCCCGGCAACAAACATGCTCGCTGCCGAAGACTTGGAATACCGCTTTAACGCGGCAAAAGTCAAGATGGTGGTGACGTATGACGATTCTGCTTTACAGAAAGAAGTCGACAAGGCAAAGTCCAAATGCGAGTCTGTTGAAAAGCTCGTGACAGTCGGCCAAACCGCCCGCCAAAACTGGATTAGCTTTTATGACGACTACGAAATTTATCCCGCCTCTTTCGAACGCCCGACTGGCGAAGACGCAACACACAATGATGATATCATGATTGTGTACTTCACGAGTGGCACCAGTTCGAACCCGAAGATGGTCGCACACACGTACACCTACCCACTCGGTCATATTGTAACCGCCAAGTATTGGCAGCATGTAGTTGACGGAGGCCGCCACCTGACCGTTGCAGAAACTGGTTGGGCAAAGGCTCTCTGGGGCAAGATTTACGGACAATGGCTTGCCGGTAGTGCCGTATTCACTTACGACATGACCGTATTCATTCCAGGAAAATTGCTCGAAAAAATGGCAGAATACAAGGTGACAACGTTCTGCGCTCCACCAACCGTTTACCGCTACATTTTGCAGCACGGGATAAGCAAGTACGATCTTTCGAGTTTGCAATACTGCACGACCGCAGGCGAAGCTTTGAACTTGGATATTTACAACAAGTTCTACGAACAGACAGGCATCCGCTTGCAAGAAGGCTACGGACAGACCGAGCTTACGCTCACCACAGGTAACTTTGGCTTTAGCGAACCGCATCCGGGTTCAATGGGTAAGCCATCTCCGGGCTACCGCATGGAAATTGTTAACGCCGAAGGGAAACCTTGCGAAGTCGATGAAGTCGGCGAACTAATCATCAAAATTGACCAGGGTAAACCATTTGGCATGTTTGGTGGTTACTACAACGATCCTGAACGTACTGAAAAAGTATTCGAAGGTGGAGTGTACCACACTGGCGATACAGCTACCCGCGATAAAGATGGTTTCTTCTGGTTCGTAGGCCGTACCGATGACCTTATCAAGAGTTCTGGCTACCGCATTAGCCCATTCGAAGTGGAAGAAGTGCTGCATAAGCACCCGGCCGTTTTGGAAGTGGCTGTAACAGGTGTCGAGGACAAGTCTCGCGGCCAAGCGGTAAAAGCTACAGTCGTTTTGCAGAAGGGCTACGAAGCCTCCAAGGAACTGGCCAAGGAAATCCAGCTCTTTGCAAAGAACATTGCCGCAAGCTACAAGAGCCCGCGCATTATTGACTTTGTGACGGAACTGCCAAAAACGATTAGCGGAAAGATTCGCCGTGCGACCATCCGCGACAAGGACGCAGCCGAGAATGAGACTGCTCCAGATGAAGCGAATGCGGAAAACGCAGTGAACGGAACGTCTGAAGAAAAATAA
- a CDS encoding polysaccharide deacetylase family protein, translated as MEQNKDIADIQAAEATSQKKKKYILCYHSFSVNNFKKASVQIRKLAEAAGAPISIAVIPAFGAAPESEAEQFREELEKFVKEGYEIMLHGARHRADLSLKRSISGKLALLVSNNEAEFAGIDERFTQALLKRSLALWKAHGMGKPSGFIPPIWFGNKYLKEQALAIFDYYEDFHGIYQKVKGNIKKTNSSTLSFSILPTPLLKIAQTYACLKMLLPGGVHRLVFHDKDFRTIGEKRILNMVRYISTMREKIMYKDL; from the coding sequence ATGGAACAGAATAAAGATATTGCCGATATCCAGGCAGCCGAAGCAACTTCTCAAAAGAAAAAGAAGTACATCCTTTGCTATCACAGTTTTAGTGTAAATAATTTCAAAAAGGCTTCCGTCCAAATTCGAAAGCTTGCCGAAGCGGCAGGCGCGCCCATCAGTATCGCGGTGATTCCCGCATTTGGTGCAGCTCCGGAATCCGAAGCCGAGCAATTCCGTGAAGAACTCGAAAAGTTCGTGAAAGAAGGCTACGAGATTATGCTCCATGGCGCTCGTCATCGAGCCGATCTTTCGTTAAAGCGTAGCATTTCGGGCAAACTGGCCCTTTTGGTTTCGAACAACGAAGCGGAATTCGCTGGTATCGATGAACGTTTTACGCAGGCACTCCTCAAGCGCAGTCTCGCCTTGTGGAAGGCTCATGGCATGGGCAAACCGTCCGGCTTTATCCCGCCTATCTGGTTCGGGAACAAGTACCTCAAGGAACAGGCTCTTGCAATTTTCGACTACTACGAAGATTTCCACGGCATTTACCAAAAGGTAAAGGGAAACATCAAGAAAACTAACTCAAGTACGCTCAGTTTCTCGATTTTGCCCACTCCGCTCCTCAAAATTGCGCAGACTTACGCCTGCCTCAAGATGCTCTTACCAGGTGGAGTCCACCGCCTTGTTTTCCACGACAAGGACTTTAGGACGATTGGTGAAAAACGCATTTTGAATATGGTTCGTTACATATCCACCATGCGTGAAAAAATCATGTACAAGGACCTGTAA
- a CDS encoding alpha/beta hydrolase: MKKVKKLLPCILFTLVAIATLAYAYSNIDNCAMPETQGEISFGIPKQVKFKRPVKEYQIKSMRVLEMAASDDTKPVILYLHGGGYRQGFQLFHWKMLAELSKATGCGLVMPDYPLLPNHTALEAHTLVLELYRELTKRIPASRIIIMGDSAGGGFSLALSEEINEQSLPLPLHIVLISPWVDITGGDKSIEEYDNWLHIDELHQFGLSWADGMDAHNPMVSPLYGNMQGLPPTDIFVGTWEVFYPDIVKCNEKLKAEGVNVTLHVGEELGHVYPLYPAPEGEQARRTIAEIVNRSAEETQLVLRYIMSQT, from the coding sequence ATGAAAAAAGTAAAGAAACTCCTGCCCTGCATATTATTTACGCTCGTTGCTATCGCCACTTTGGCCTATGCCTATAGCAATATCGATAATTGCGCAATGCCAGAGACTCAGGGTGAGATTTCTTTCGGTATTCCGAAACAAGTAAAATTCAAGCGTCCGGTAAAGGAATACCAAATCAAGAGCATGCGCGTTCTCGAAATGGCGGCATCCGATGACACCAAGCCCGTAATCCTATACCTCCACGGCGGCGGTTACAGGCAAGGCTTTCAACTATTCCATTGGAAAATGCTAGCCGAACTATCAAAAGCAACTGGTTGCGGCTTGGTGATGCCCGACTACCCTCTTTTGCCGAACCATACCGCGTTAGAAGCTCACACGCTTGTGCTGGAACTCTACCGCGAATTGACAAAGCGCATTCCTGCAAGCCGCATCATTATCATGGGCGACAGCGCCGGCGGCGGATTTTCACTCGCGCTTTCTGAAGAAATCAACGAACAATCGCTCCCCTTGCCCCTGCATATCGTCTTGATTTCTCCCTGGGTCGATATCACAGGCGGTGATAAATCTATTGAAGAATATGATAACTGGCTTCATATCGACGAACTTCATCAATTTGGTCTATCTTGGGCAGACGGCATGGATGCGCACAATCCGATGGTTTCGCCGCTTTACGGCAACATGCAAGGGCTCCCGCCCACCGATATTTTCGTAGGAACCTGGGAAGTATTCTATCCCGACATCGTAAAATGCAACGAAAAACTCAAGGCTGAAGGCGTAAACGTCACCCTCCATGTCGGTGAAGAACTAGGGCACGTATACCCGCTCTACCCGGCGCCAGAAGGCGAACAAGCCCGCAGAACTATTGCAGAAATCGTCAACCGCAGCGCCGAAGAAACGCAATTGGTTTTGAGATATATAATGAGCCAGACATAG